A region of Streptomyces halobius DNA encodes the following proteins:
- a CDS encoding SCO4848 family membrane protein has protein sequence MKLSRPVSWFLLAFGAWSWVVWVTFVKNLFKDASGLAFDNGSPTAYFWVHLALAITSFILGTAIGVIGFRGLRALRREKLGRTPAE, from the coding sequence ATGAAGCTCAGCCGACCCGTCTCCTGGTTCCTACTCGCCTTCGGTGCTTGGTCTTGGGTGGTGTGGGTGACCTTCGTCAAGAATTTGTTCAAGGACGCCAGCGGGCTAGCGTTTGATAACGGAAGCCCCACCGCATATTTCTGGGTCCATCTCGCGTTGGCCATCACGTCGTTCATTCTGGGGACCGCCATTGGCGTGATCGGGTTCCGGGGCCTCCGTGCACTGCGCCGGGAGAAGCTCGGCCGCACACCAGCTGAGTAG
- a CDS encoding recombinase family protein, translating to MERSGGDPNAVRPGCESLMDAVRAGEVDVVVDELSRLTRKRARLRQRHCPHIRQRGDTCPWYR from the coding sequence GTGGAACGTTCCGGTGGGGATCCCAATGCCGTCCGTCCGGGATGTGAATCACTCATGGACGCCGTGCGCGCCGGCGAGGTCGACGTGGTGGTGGACGAGCTGTCCCGCCTCACGCGCAAGAGGGCGCGTCTCCGACAACGCCATTGCCCGCACATTCGACAGCGAGGAGATACCTGCCCCTGGTATCGCTGA
- a CDS encoding D-alanyl-D-alanine carboxypeptidase family protein yields MRTGSRAFGRTGRGPVTALVSAALLASPLLAGTASADPKDESPKAPTPPAEMSKVGGDRLGVPGVQVDPKPGAPKLPGPDQITARSWIVSDADSGKVLAAKNPHWRLAPASTLKMLFADTLLPKFPKNQKHTVKPADLAGMGEGSSLVGIKENLTYTVHDLWLGVFLRSGNDAVRTLAAMNGGVEKTVAEMQKRANELNANDTHVVTPDGYDAPGQVSSAYDLSLFARAGLQNADFREYCSTARAQFPGEKGKGGKRAKFGIQNTNRLLSGDYDIKPYPGIAGVKNGSTTNAGATFTGVAQHGDRKLLVTVMNPQKKEHNQGYREAAKLLDWGFEASGKVQPVGRLVGPKSEEDGSDAGGNDDAKNGREQTQAALNAADTSGGAWTAVGITGGALVLLGVAVLGIHRRWPLPELVRGRRPRK; encoded by the coding sequence GTGCGTACGGGCAGCCGGGCGTTCGGCCGGACGGGCCGGGGCCCCGTTACCGCACTGGTCTCCGCCGCGCTGCTGGCGTCCCCGCTGCTGGCCGGCACCGCGTCCGCCGATCCCAAGGACGAGTCGCCCAAGGCGCCCACGCCGCCCGCCGAGATGTCGAAGGTCGGCGGGGACCGGCTGGGCGTACCCGGCGTCCAGGTCGACCCGAAGCCCGGTGCGCCGAAGCTGCCCGGCCCGGACCAGATCACGGCCCGTTCGTGGATCGTGTCCGACGCCGATTCCGGCAAGGTGCTGGCCGCCAAGAACCCGCACTGGCGGCTCGCCCCGGCCAGCACCCTGAAGATGCTGTTCGCCGACACGCTGCTGCCGAAGTTCCCCAAGAACCAGAAGCACACGGTCAAGCCGGCCGACCTGGCGGGGATGGGTGAGGGAAGCAGCCTCGTCGGGATAAAGGAGAACCTGACCTATACGGTCCATGATTTGTGGCTCGGGGTATTTCTCCGTTCCGGGAATGACGCGGTGCGCACCCTCGCGGCGATGAACGGCGGTGTGGAGAAAACCGTCGCCGAAATGCAGAAGCGCGCCAATGAGCTGAACGCCAACGACACCCATGTCGTCACACCGGACGGCTATGACGCGCCGGGCCAGGTCTCCAGCGCTTACGACCTGAGCCTGTTCGCACGTGCGGGGCTGCAGAACGCCGACTTCCGCGAGTACTGCTCGACGGCCAGGGCACAGTTCCCCGGTGAGAAAGGCAAGGGCGGCAAGCGGGCGAAGTTCGGTATCCAGAACACCAACCGGCTGCTCAGCGGCGACTACGACATCAAGCCGTACCCGGGGATCGCGGGCGTGAAGAACGGCTCGACCACGAACGCCGGGGCCACCTTCACGGGCGTCGCCCAGCACGGTGACCGCAAGCTCCTCGTCACGGTCATGAACCCGCAGAAGAAGGAGCACAACCAGGGGTACCGGGAGGCGGCCAAGCTCCTCGACTGGGGCTTCGAGGCGTCCGGCAAAGTGCAGCCGGTCGGCCGGCTCGTCGGGCCCAAGAGCGAGGAGGACGGCTCGGACGCCGGGGGAAACGACGACGCGAAGAACGGACGGGAACAGACCCAGGCAGCGCTGAACGCCGCCGACACTTCGGGCGGCGCGTGGACTGCGGTGGGAATCACCGGCGGCGCGCTGGTGCTGCTGGGCGTCGCGGTGCTGGGCATCCATCGCCGCTGGCCGCTGCCGGAGCTCGTCCGGGGGCGGCGTCCAAGGAAGTGA
- a CDS encoding YihY/virulence factor BrkB family protein has product MDWLRRLPVIGPAVTWLMTTHLWHAYERMERVHWTRLAAAITFTSFVALFPLLTVAAAIGAAVLSDSQLHTLEGKLAEQIPGISGQLDLAGLVDNAATVGLIAGALLLFTGIGWVESLRDCLRAVWEKDEEEVNFFVSRLRDGGLLLGLGGVALVSVACSGFASAAVGRVTDAIGLEQGGIGSILLSGAGFCIAVLTDFLLLAYVLTKLPGVHPPRRTVVVASFIGAVGFELLKLLLSSYLQGVASKSMYGAFGTPIALLLWINFTAKLVVFCAAWTATPRAGSEGETAPETGKPGEPGDSTGPGDSTGPGESAEPGESAEPGMEGPPPGDGPRAHPGSAT; this is encoded by the coding sequence ATGGACTGGCTGCGCAGGCTGCCGGTGATCGGACCGGCCGTCACCTGGCTGATGACCACGCATCTCTGGCACGCGTACGAGCGTATGGAGCGGGTGCACTGGACCAGGCTCGCCGCCGCGATCACCTTCACCAGCTTTGTCGCGCTCTTCCCGCTGCTCACCGTCGCCGCCGCGATCGGTGCCGCGGTGCTCAGCGACAGTCAACTCCACACTCTGGAAGGCAAGCTCGCCGAACAGATCCCCGGCATCTCCGGGCAGCTCGATCTCGCCGGACTGGTCGACAATGCTGCCACGGTCGGTCTGATCGCCGGTGCCCTGCTGCTGTTCACCGGTATCGGCTGGGTCGAATCGCTTCGCGACTGTCTGCGCGCGGTGTGGGAGAAGGACGAGGAGGAGGTCAACTTCTTCGTCAGCAGGCTCAGGGACGGCGGCCTGCTGCTCGGTCTCGGCGGCGTCGCGCTGGTCTCGGTGGCCTGCTCGGGCTTCGCGAGTGCCGCGGTGGGCAGGGTCACCGACGCGATCGGTCTGGAGCAGGGCGGCATCGGCAGCATCCTGCTGTCCGGCGCCGGCTTCTGCATCGCCGTCCTGACGGACTTCCTGCTGCTGGCCTACGTCCTGACCAAGCTGCCCGGTGTGCATCCGCCGCGGCGCACCGTCGTCGTCGCGAGCTTCATCGGCGCCGTCGGCTTCGAACTGCTGAAGCTGCTGCTGAGCAGCTATCTCCAGGGCGTCGCGTCGAAGAGCATGTACGGCGCCTTTGGTACGCCGATCGCGCTGCTGCTGTGGATCAACTTCACCGCGAAGCTGGTGGTGTTCTGCGCGGCGTGGACGGCCACGCCGCGCGCGGGGAGCGAAGGGGAGACGGCGCCGGAGACGGGGAAGCCGGGGGAGCCGGGTGATTCCACGGGGCCGGGTGATTCCACGGGGCCGGGGGAGTCCGCGGAGCCGGGGGAGTCCGCGGAGCCGGGTATGGAGGGACCTCCGCCGGGGGACGGCCCCCGCGCCCATCCCGGCTCCGCGACCTGA
- a CDS encoding 2'-5' RNA ligase family protein, which yields MGTVTLGVSIAVPEPYGSFLQRKREGFGDPAAHGIPTHITLLPPTEVRADALPAVERHLAEVAAAFRPFPLRLEGTDTFRPLSPVVFVKVAEGVAGCAALQARVRAASGPCARELQFPYHPHVTVAHGIAEEAMDRAHAELKDFSATWTIGGFALYEQGVDAVWRLQREYPFGTQPAGVPRQADLTRPPAPAS from the coding sequence GTGGGGACCGTAACGCTGGGCGTTTCGATCGCGGTCCCGGAGCCTTACGGAAGCTTTCTCCAGAGGAAGCGCGAGGGCTTCGGGGACCCTGCCGCACACGGCATCCCCACGCATATCACCCTCCTCCCGCCGACAGAGGTACGCGCCGACGCGCTGCCCGCCGTCGAGCGGCACCTCGCCGAGGTCGCGGCCGCCTTCCGCCCCTTCCCGCTCCGCCTGGAGGGCACCGACACCTTCCGCCCGCTCTCCCCGGTCGTCTTCGTGAAGGTCGCCGAGGGCGTGGCCGGCTGTGCCGCGCTGCAGGCCCGCGTCCGCGCCGCCTCCGGCCCCTGCGCCCGCGAGCTCCAGTTCCCGTACCACCCGCATGTCACGGTGGCGCACGGCATCGCCGAGGAGGCGATGGACCGCGCTCACGCCGAGCTGAAGGACTTCTCCGCGACGTGGACGATCGGCGGCTTCGCACTGTACGAGCAGGGCGTGGACGCGGTGTGGCGCCTGCAACGGGAGTACCCCTTCGGGACCCAGCCGGCGGGCGTCCCGCGCCAGGCCGACCTCACGCGGCCGCCGGCGCCGGCTTCGTAG
- the trpS gene encoding tryptophan--tRNA ligase, whose amino-acid sequence MQRRPRVLSGIQPTAGSFHLGNYLGAVRQWVALQESHDAFYMVVDLHAITVPQDPAELRRNTRVAVAQLLAAGLDPDRCTLFVQSHVPEHAQLAWVMNCVTGFGEASRMTQFKDKSAKQGADRTTVGLFTYPVLMVADILLYQANQVPVGEDQRQHLELTRDLADRFNTRYGDTFTIPSPYIVKETAKIFDLQDPSIKMSKSASSPKGIIDLLDEPKATAKKIKSAVTDTDTVIRFDREAKPGVSNLLTILSTLTGTDIPKLESAYEGKGYGALKTDLAEAMVDFVTPFRDRTQEYLDDPATLDSILAKGAEKARAVAAETLATSYDRLGLLPAKD is encoded by the coding sequence ATGCAGCGTCGTCCTCGTGTGCTCTCCGGTATTCAGCCCACCGCCGGCTCCTTCCACCTCGGCAACTACCTCGGCGCCGTCCGCCAGTGGGTGGCGCTGCAGGAGTCCCACGACGCCTTCTACATGGTGGTCGACCTGCACGCGATCACCGTCCCGCAGGACCCCGCCGAACTGCGGCGGAACACCCGCGTCGCGGTCGCCCAGCTGCTGGCCGCCGGCCTCGACCCGGACCGCTGCACGCTCTTCGTCCAGAGCCATGTGCCCGAGCACGCCCAGCTCGCGTGGGTCATGAACTGTGTCACCGGCTTCGGCGAGGCATCGCGGATGACCCAGTTCAAGGACAAGTCGGCCAAGCAGGGCGCCGACCGTACGACCGTCGGCCTGTTCACCTACCCCGTGCTGATGGTCGCCGACATCCTGCTCTACCAGGCCAACCAGGTCCCGGTCGGCGAGGACCAGCGCCAGCACCTGGAGCTGACCCGCGATCTCGCGGACCGCTTCAACACCCGTTACGGCGACACCTTCACCATCCCCAGCCCGTACATCGTCAAGGAGACGGCGAAGATCTTCGATCTTCAGGACCCGTCGATCAAGATGAGCAAGTCGGCGTCCTCGCCCAAGGGCATCATCGACCTGCTCGACGAGCCCAAGGCCACCGCCAAGAAGATCAAGAGCGCCGTGACGGACACCGACACGGTGATCCGCTTCGACCGCGAGGCGAAGCCCGGCGTCAGCAACCTCCTCACCATCCTCTCCACGCTCACCGGCACCGACATCCCGAAGCTGGAGAGCGCGTACGAGGGCAAGGGGTACGGCGCGCTCAAGACCGACCTCGCAGAGGCGATGGTCGATTTCGTCACACCGTTCCGGGACCGTACGCAGGAATATCTGGACGACCCGGCGACGTTGGACTCGATCTTGGCCAAGGGCGCGGAGAAGGCCCGCGCGGTGGCCGCCGAGACCCTCGCCACCAGCTATGACCGGCTCGGATTGCTGCCGGCGAAGGACTGA
- a CDS encoding serine hydroxymethyltransferase: MSLPFTSQPLSHPALAAADPELAALVGAEEQLQSDTLRLIPSENYVSTAVLEATGTVLQNKYSEGYAGRRYYEGQQNIDRVETLAAERARAVFGVEHANVQPYSGSPANLAAYLAFAEPGDTVLGMALPMGGHLTHGWGVSATGTWFNGVQYGVRADTALIDFDEVRDLARKERPKIIFCGGTAVPRTIDFAAFGEIAREVDAVLVADIAHIAGLIAGGAHPSPVPHADVISTTTHKTLRGPRGAMLMSRATHAKAIDKAVFPGLQGGPHNHTTAAIAVALHEAAAPSFREYAHAVVANAKALAEALLARGFDLVSGGTDNHLVLIDLTSKDVPGKVAAKALDRAGIVVNYNTVPFDPRKPFDPSGIRIGTPALTSRGLGTDRMAQVAEWIDRGVTAAGTGDEAALAALRGEVAELMAGYPAPGLPTGD; this comes from the coding sequence ATGTCACTGCCCTTCACGTCACAGCCCCTTTCGCATCCCGCGCTGGCCGCCGCCGACCCCGAACTGGCCGCTCTCGTCGGCGCCGAGGAGCAGCTCCAGTCCGACACGCTGCGGCTGATCCCGAGCGAGAACTACGTCTCCACCGCCGTCCTGGAAGCCACCGGCACCGTCCTGCAGAACAAGTACAGCGAGGGATACGCGGGCCGTCGCTACTACGAAGGCCAGCAGAACATCGACCGCGTCGAGACGCTGGCCGCCGAGCGCGCCAGGGCCGTCTTCGGCGTCGAGCACGCCAACGTCCAGCCGTACTCCGGCTCGCCCGCCAACCTCGCCGCCTATCTGGCGTTCGCCGAGCCCGGCGACACCGTGCTGGGGATGGCGCTGCCCATGGGCGGCCATCTCACCCACGGCTGGGGCGTCTCGGCGACCGGCACGTGGTTCAACGGCGTGCAGTACGGCGTACGGGCGGACACCGCGCTGATCGACTTCGACGAGGTCCGTGATCTCGCCCGCAAGGAACGCCCGAAGATCATCTTCTGTGGCGGTACGGCGGTGCCGCGCACCATCGACTTCGCCGCCTTCGGCGAGATCGCCCGCGAGGTCGACGCGGTACTCGTCGCCGACATCGCCCATATCGCCGGACTGATCGCGGGCGGCGCCCACCCGTCCCCCGTCCCGCACGCCGACGTCATCTCCACCACCACCCACAAGACCCTGCGCGGCCCGCGCGGCGCCATGCTGATGTCCCGCGCCACGCACGCCAAGGCCATCGACAAGGCCGTCTTCCCGGGCCTCCAGGGCGGGCCGCACAACCACACCACGGCGGCCATCGCGGTCGCGCTGCACGAGGCGGCCGCGCCGTCCTTCCGGGAGTACGCGCATGCCGTCGTCGCCAACGCCAAGGCGCTCGCCGAGGCGCTGCTGGCCCGTGGGTTCGACCTGGTCTCCGGTGGTACCGACAACCACCTGGTGCTGATCGACCTGACCTCGAAGGACGTGCCCGGCAAGGTCGCCGCGAAGGCGCTGGACCGGGCCGGCATCGTCGTGAACTACAACACCGTCCCCTTCGACCCCCGAAAGCCCTTCGACCCGTCCGGGATCCGGATCGGCACCCCCGCGCTGACCTCCCGGGGCCTGGGCACGGACCGGATGGCGCAGGTCGCGGAGTGGATCGACCGCGGTGTGACGGCCGCGGGAACGGGGGACGAGGCGGCCCTGGCGGCCCTTCGCGGCGAGGTCGCCGAGCTGATGGCGGGGTATCCGGCGCCGGGGCTGCCGACCGGGGACTGA
- the rocD gene encoding ornithine--oxo-acid transaminase encodes MTSPPRTAHRTESPVTTTERCIAAAEAHSAHNYHPLPVVVATAEGAWMTDVEGRRYLDMLAGYSALNFGHGHPRLLDAAKAQLERVTLTSRAFHHDRFAEFCTRLAELCAMDMVLPMNTGAEAVETAVKTARKWGYTVKGIPDGRAKIVVADNNFHGRTTTIISFSTDTEARDDFGPYTPGFEIVPYGDLAALEAAVDADTVAVLLEPIQGEAGVLVPPPGYLPGVQELARSRNVLFIADEIQSGLGRTGRTFACEHEGVVPDMYVLGKALGGGVVPVSAVVSSREVLGVYGPGEHGSTFGGNPLACAVALEVIAMLRTGEFQERARELGEHLHRELGLLAGSGAVDAIRGRGLWAGVDVNPSRGTGRAVCEQLMARGVLVKDTHGSTIRIAPPLVISKEDLDWGLEQLREVVEA; translated from the coding sequence ATGACGTCCCCACCCCGCACGGCACACCGAACGGAGTCCCCGGTGACGACCACGGAACGCTGCATCGCCGCCGCCGAAGCCCACAGCGCACACAACTACCACCCGCTCCCCGTCGTCGTGGCCACCGCCGAAGGGGCCTGGATGACGGATGTGGAGGGCCGGCGCTATCTGGACATGCTCGCCGGATACTCCGCGCTGAACTTCGGACACGGCCACCCCCGGTTGCTCGACGCGGCCAAGGCCCAGCTGGAACGCGTCACGCTCACCTCGCGCGCCTTCCACCACGACCGGTTCGCGGAGTTCTGTACGCGGCTGGCCGAGCTGTGCGCCATGGACATGGTGCTGCCGATGAACACCGGCGCGGAAGCGGTCGAGACGGCCGTGAAGACGGCGCGCAAGTGGGGCTACACGGTCAAGGGCATCCCGGACGGCCGGGCGAAGATCGTCGTGGCGGACAACAACTTCCACGGCCGGACGACCACCATCATCTCCTTCTCCACGGACACCGAGGCCCGTGACGACTTCGGCCCGTACACCCCCGGCTTCGAGATCGTCCCGTACGGCGATCTCGCGGCACTGGAGGCCGCGGTGGACGCCGACACCGTCGCGGTGCTTCTGGAGCCGATACAGGGGGAGGCGGGGGTGCTGGTGCCGCCTCCGGGATATCTGCCGGGCGTGCAGGAGCTGGCCCGCAGCCGGAACGTACTGTTCATCGCCGACGAGATCCAGTCCGGCCTGGGCCGCACCGGCCGCACCTTCGCCTGTGAGCACGAGGGCGTGGTGCCCGATATGTATGTGCTGGGCAAGGCGCTGGGCGGCGGTGTGGTGCCGGTGTCGGCGGTGGTGTCCTCCCGCGAGGTGCTGGGGGTGTACGGGCCGGGCGAACACGGCTCGACGTTCGGCGGCAACCCGCTCGCCTGCGCGGTTGCCCTGGAGGTCATCGCGATGCTGCGGACCGGCGAATTCCAGGAGCGGGCACGGGAGCTGGGCGAGCATCTGCACCGCGAGCTGGGGCTGCTGGCGGGCAGCGGCGCGGTGGACGCGATACGCGGGCGCGGGCTGTGGGCGGGCGTGGACGTCAACCCGTCACGCGGCACGGGCCGGGCGGTGTGCGAGCAGCTGATGGCGCGCGGCGTCCTCGTCAAGGACACCCACGGGAGCACGATCCGGATCGCGCCGCCGCTGGTGATCAGCAAGGAGGACCTGGACTGGGGGCTGGAGCAACTGCGGGAGGTGGTGGAGGCGTAG
- a CDS encoding GntR family transcriptional regulator has protein sequence MEIGYVYMRVADAVEAEIKAGRLPKGARLPNERDMGAEYGVAPGTARRAVAELRERGLVVTLPNKGTFVL, from the coding sequence ATGGAAATCGGCTACGTCTACATGCGGGTTGCTGACGCCGTGGAAGCGGAGATCAAGGCAGGGCGGCTGCCGAAGGGCGCACGCCTGCCGAATGAGCGGGACATGGGCGCTGAGTACGGCGTTGCCCCGGGCACCGCTCGCCGCGCCGTGGCGGAGCTGAGGGAACGGGGACTTGTGGTCACGCTGCCCAACAAGGGGACGTTCGTCCTCTGA
- a CDS encoding aminotransferase-like domain-containing protein: MDNPRATFGRDLHLDLTGPGGVRAALMRALREAVRTGRLAPGTRLPSSRSLAADLGIARNTVADAYAELVAEGWLSARQGSGTRVAERTLARATPPARRAPGRAHRPDRPRYDLTPGTPDVSSFPRTAWLAAARRALTAAPSEAFGYGDPAGRPELRTVLADYLARARGVRADPDRIVVCTGFMQGLGLLSRALRGDDGGPAGRSATPRGRTTPRPRRHHEDWRHDTDWGLSGDNWRQGDGQLAVESYGLSFHRNVIVRAGLRTIPLPVDEHGARTAELAAVDDVRAALLTPAHQFPTGVPLHPDRRAAAVNWARATGGYILEDDYDGELRYDRQPVGALQGLDPDHVVYMGTASKSLAPALRLAWMVLPDRLVDRVLAVKRTGEWASGSLDQLTLAEFLSSGAYDRHLRGMRLRYRRRRDQLVSVLAARAPPRPHLRHRGRPARRPRTPAGHRTVHRPGRPPAGPGRRGPDHVHRPGGQRGPS; the protein is encoded by the coding sequence ATGGACAATCCCCGGGCCACTTTCGGGCGTGATCTGCACCTGGACCTCACCGGCCCAGGAGGGGTGCGAGCCGCCCTGATGCGCGCGCTGCGGGAGGCCGTACGGACCGGGCGGCTGGCTCCCGGCACGCGTCTGCCGTCCTCCCGGTCGCTCGCCGCCGACCTCGGCATCGCCCGCAACACCGTCGCCGACGCGTACGCCGAACTGGTCGCCGAGGGCTGGCTCAGCGCGCGCCAGGGCTCCGGCACCCGCGTCGCCGAGCGCACACTGGCGCGGGCCACTCCGCCCGCCCGGCGCGCCCCCGGCCGGGCCCACCGCCCCGACCGGCCGCGCTACGACCTCACCCCCGGCACTCCCGACGTCTCCTCCTTCCCGCGCACCGCCTGGCTGGCCGCCGCCCGCCGTGCGCTGACCGCCGCCCCCAGCGAGGCGTTCGGTTACGGCGATCCCGCGGGCCGCCCCGAGTTGCGTACGGTCCTCGCCGACTACCTCGCCCGCGCCCGCGGCGTACGCGCCGACCCGGACCGGATCGTCGTCTGCACCGGCTTCATGCAGGGGCTGGGTCTGCTCAGCCGGGCGCTGCGCGGGGACGACGGCGGCCCGGCGGGCCGGTCGGCCACGCCCCGGGGACGTACCACGCCCCGCCCCCGGCGCCACCACGAGGACTGGCGCCATGACACGGACTGGGGGCTCTCCGGCGACAACTGGCGCCAGGGCGACGGCCAACTCGCCGTGGAGTCCTACGGCCTCTCCTTCCACCGCAACGTCATCGTCCGCGCCGGGCTGCGCACCATCCCGCTCCCGGTCGATGAACACGGCGCCCGGACGGCGGAGTTGGCCGCCGTCGACGACGTCCGCGCGGCGCTCCTCACCCCCGCCCACCAGTTCCCGACCGGTGTCCCGCTGCACCCCGACCGCCGCGCCGCCGCCGTCAACTGGGCGCGCGCCACCGGGGGCTACATCCTGGAGGACGACTACGACGGCGAACTCCGCTACGACCGCCAGCCGGTCGGCGCCCTCCAGGGCCTGGACCCCGACCATGTCGTCTACATGGGCACCGCCAGCAAAAGCCTCGCACCCGCGCTGCGCCTGGCCTGGATGGTACTGCCGGACCGCCTCGTCGACCGGGTGCTCGCCGTCAAGCGCACCGGCGAATGGGCGTCCGGCTCGCTGGACCAGCTCACCCTCGCCGAGTTTCTCTCCTCCGGCGCCTACGACCGCCACCTCCGTGGGATGCGCCTGCGCTACCGCCGCCGCCGGGACCAACTGGTGTCCGTCCTCGCCGCACGCGCCCCCCCACGTCCACATCTCCGGCATCGCGGCCGGCCTGCACGCCGTCCTCGAACTCCCGCCGGGCACCGAACAGTCCATCGTCCAGGCCGCCCGCCGGCAGGGCCTGGCCGTCGAGGGCCTGACCATGTTCACCGACCCGGCGGGCAACGCGGTCCCTCGTGA
- a CDS encoding carboxymuconolactone decarboxylase family protein → MTTERKEAAHTEQHGPRMHWAKLAPEVFKAMLALEVAAKRGLDPVLVELVKIRASQINRCAFCLDMHVKDARKAGETEERIYLLNAWEEAAGFYTEKEQAALALTEAMTVLTEGSVPDAVYERAAAHFDEAELAHLIAVITTINAWNRFGVTTRLVPGQM, encoded by the coding sequence ATGACGACGGAGCGGAAAGAGGCTGCCCACACGGAACAACACGGGCCCCGGATGCACTGGGCGAAGCTCGCGCCCGAGGTCTTCAAGGCCATGCTCGCGCTGGAGGTGGCGGCCAAGCGGGGTCTCGACCCGGTGCTGGTCGAGTTGGTCAAGATCCGCGCGTCGCAGATCAACCGCTGTGCGTTCTGCCTCGATATGCATGTCAAGGACGCACGCAAAGCGGGTGAGACGGAGGAGCGGATCTATCTCCTCAACGCCTGGGAGGAGGCGGCCGGTTTCTACACGGAGAAGGAGCAAGCCGCGCTCGCCCTCACGGAGGCGATGACCGTACTGACCGAGGGATCCGTCCCCGACGCGGTCTACGAGCGCGCCGCCGCTCACTTCGACGAGGCCGAACTCGCCCACCTCATCGCCGTGATCACCACCATCAACGCCTGGAACCGCTTCGGCGTGACCACACGCCTGGTGCCGGGGCAGATGTGA
- a CDS encoding isocitrate lyase/PEP mutase family protein: MSARLAHTLRALHHGPEPPLILPGPWDAASARVFADAGFPALATPSAGVAASLGYEDGQTPPDEMFAAVARIVRAVDVPVSADVEAGYGLSAKELVGRLMDAGAVGCNLEDTDHASGALRDPQQQADWLAQVRAEAGDTLVINARIDTFLRGAEGTEEAEAAEEVEEGERAAETVRRGRLYAAAGADCVYPILAPPPLLAGLAAGIGLPLNALATPDGPSPRELGALGASRVTFGPGLQRQAMAAVKETAEGVREAAG, encoded by the coding sequence GTGTCCGCCCGCCTCGCTCATACGCTGCGCGCCCTGCACCACGGCCCGGAACCGCCGCTGATCCTGCCGGGCCCCTGGGACGCGGCCAGCGCGCGGGTGTTCGCGGACGCCGGGTTTCCAGCCCTGGCCACCCCCAGTGCGGGCGTGGCGGCGTCCCTGGGTTACGAGGACGGCCAGACACCGCCCGACGAGATGTTCGCGGCCGTCGCGCGCATCGTCCGGGCGGTGGATGTCCCCGTCTCGGCGGATGTGGAGGCCGGATACGGCCTGTCCGCAAAGGAGTTGGTGGGGCGGCTCATGGACGCCGGGGCGGTCGGCTGCAACCTGGAGGACACCGACCACGCGTCCGGCGCCCTCCGGGATCCGCAGCAGCAAGCCGACTGGCTGGCACAGGTACGCGCGGAGGCGGGCGACACGCTGGTGATCAACGCCCGGATCGACACCTTCCTGCGCGGCGCCGAGGGTACGGAGGAGGCTGAGGCGGCTGAGGAGGTTGAGGAGGGCGAACGGGCGGCGGAGACGGTACGCCGCGGCCGCCTGTACGCCGCAGCGGGCGCCGACTGCGTCTATCCGATCCTCGCCCCGCCCCCGCTGCTGGCCGGACTCGCGGCCGGCATCGGCCTCCCGCTCAACGCCCTGGCCACGCCGGACGGCCCCTCGCCCCGCGAACTGGGCGCCCTGGGCGCGTCCCGGGTCACCTTCGGACCGGGGCTGCAGCGGCAGGCGATGGCGGCGGTGAAGGAGACGGCGGAGGGGGTGCGGGAGGCGGCGGGGTAG